From Erigeron canadensis isolate Cc75 chromosome 5, C_canadensis_v1, whole genome shotgun sequence:
ATGAGCACGACCTATCATCCTCAGATAGACGGACAGTGTGAAAGGATGATTCAGACTTTGGAGGACATGTTTAGAGCATGTGTTATCGACTTTGGGGGAAGTTGGGATACTCACGTCCCACTAGTAGAGTTCTCgtataacaatagttatcattcgAGTATTGGATGTCCGCCTTTTGAGGCTTTGTATGGAAGAAAGTGTCGATCTCCATttgcatggcacgaagtggGAGACATGCAACTGATAGGGCCAGAAATCATTGTGGAAACTACAGAACGGATTGCACAAATCAGGGAAAACCTCATAAAGGCTAGAGATAGATAAAAGAAGTATGCTGACAACCGAAGGAAACCCCTAtagtttcaggttggtgatcgagtgATGCTTGAAGTGTCGCCTTGGAAAGGTGTAGTAAGATTCATTAAGAGGgggaaactagctccaagatatATTGGACCGTTCGAGATTACAGAGAGAATAGGTGTTGTTgcttaccgtttgaaacttcccctTGAACTTAGTAATGTTCACGATGTATTCCATGTATCGAACCTTAAGAAGTGCTTAGCTGATGAGACGAGAAACGTTCCTTTAAACGAAATACGTGTAGATAGTAACTTAAGCTTCAAGGAAGAACCTGTTGAGATTATGGAACGGGAGGTCAAAAAGCTCAAAagacataagtatactattgtgaaagttcgttggaactcccaTAGAGGCCCAGAGTttacttgggaacgagaagatcaaatgaagcttaagtatccacacTTGTTCGCCTAACTCGATACATGAAGCTTAGTAAGTAAACTTGAAATTTAGAGTGAAacttgatgcttgaaacttaatATGTGATTGATGCTTAATGTGTAacttgatgcttgaaacttaatatgtgatttgATGCTTATTGTGTGATTCGATGGTTGAAACTTAATGCGTGACTTGATACTTGTAGCTTGTTGAGTAGACTTGAAACTTAATATATAGCTTGAGGCTTGGAAACTTGGTGTGTGGCTAGAACTTGAAACATAATGCGTAATTTGAATTTCGGGATGAAATTCCTTTAAGTAGGGGAGACTGTAACACCCATGAGTTGACCACGAAAATTTTTAGtcaaatcaaaaattttaaacttgaaaatcCGACCTCATATTTGTGTAACGACCCCGTAATTGTGTATCGACCTCGTATTTTAAATTCGGCATCGTATTATGTCTTGGCCTCGTATTTCTGGTGTAGCCTCGTATTTCACAAACTCCCATTCCATCAACTTAGCCTCcaagaaaacacacacaaaaccctTACTACCTCCCTTTTTGCTACCCCAAATTTCTACCTCACTTTACAAACCCACTtttactaccccattttacatcaagttttatgaaaatccaaccttattttgttttgatttagCCTTAACAACAGTGTTTTTACATTCTAAATATCTTTACAAAAGcatattttacatatttgaAACAACTaaatttgagcttgatttgtacAATAATGGacttagtgtgtgaaaaggtgtttgtgtatGTATGGAGGTTGAATATGGAGATGGAGAGAGAATAATTAGAGTGCAAATGGAATGATTGGGATAAATGTGGGAAAAGGCTTACATTTAATGTGTGGAAgggggctatttatatcataaatctaagtttcactaatgtCTCTTCCACctctaaaatatttacattttaataccatttttagttctaactgttgggtcttttgggtttcatcaaagtcatattatccttataacatgaaaaacgcagcggaagaaatgaacctttcatcatgttatatgtagttaaaaccaaattttagcttataaaagaaaaccccaaacaataaggatccatgtatatgaatgtcatgcaatcaaaataacaaccatagggtgtttagaagactaccttcttccaagcttatgagaaggttggtgtgaagaagatgatgttcttGAATGAGCTAAGTCTTCAAaatagaagtacctcaagcttgcataccccaagcctctaacaaacacccaaatatgctaggatttaaGAGAACACTTGAGAGAGAAAAAGGAGAAagtttttgcacttgagagttaagagaacactatagcaaatgcatgtatcaagtgtgtgtttccaatgtTGCTAGTGGGAtatataaaacaagcaaatgcatgtgtGTTTTTGGGTGAGAGGGGCCGGCCTCAAAGTGAGAtcacatgggtctcaccaactcaaaattCACATGCATTTACCTTTTATACAatacatataaatgtattataacatgttatataccttatgtaacatattatgtatcATATAcaacacacataagtgtttatttctcaaaataaattatccatataatttacttatatttctcaagtgcatttatttagaaacccattttctaaatgcttcaagtattgatatttatttaaagatcatatcatataaataaatatcataagtgtttgtctaacttgttattgggtatgaccttacttggatcatcacatactagccacgtcaatttaatatgtgtcttgggcatacgaaattccaacaatctcccacttaTACAAGATTCATAGAATATTGACGCAAGTAGCAAATACCGCCTAACAACGGTTTGCTACCCCTAATACGTGTGACGTAGTGCCATTCAATAACATCATCCCCTTCAAGTCCCtacttgaaatgatttaggtgaATCGATCATTTATCCTTTTATCACAGATGTCATGTTAAATCGTAGAGACATAGAGTGATCATTCTCTATTGATTTAACTTTGTAACAGGCCTTAGACATCTAACTCTCAACGAATAAGAGGGACAAATCCCACTTCGACTACATACGTATTTCACAATCACCTTATATCATACCTGAGCTTAGCCTTATGTACTGCCATGTTTCAGAACAGCGAAGAACTAAGTCAAAGTGTAATATTCAGTGAATATCAAGACCCAATATGTATGAGGATACAATGATATTCGccttttaaatcaagattacttATGATCAATCACAAAGATTCCATGTAGTAATGCTTGAGTGCAGGTCAGTCCAATATTTGTATCCCACAAATATCTATGAACCTTGGCAGCAACACATTGCTCTATATTCAAAACCTTTTGAATATCTACCAATCCAAGTTCATAACAgtcttacattcatatttaacaaatatGATCGACTACGGACATTTAGAATAACTAatttattcatggatttaaacatgcaaaaaatagataaaatagatcaaataataccaatattcatataaaagtgTTAACAAATACAAATGTTCCGATATCcaaatacataacatagatcaAATCCAATCACTAGAATATCGAAGTCCCATGGCACAAGTATGACTTTCATGCTTAGGCCTTTCAAGGAGCTTCGTGAGTGGGTCCGCAATATTTTGATCGGTGTGAACTTTGCGAATACATATCTTTCctttttcaacttcatcccTTATGTAGTTGAATCTCCGCTCAATGTGTCTAGTCTTTTGATGCGCACGAGGTTCTTTGATTTGAGCAATTGCGCCCTCGTTATCACAAAGAATTTCTAGGGTTCTTGAATGGAAGGAACAACCCCTAGATCGGTAATGAATTTCTTCAACCATGCAGCCTCTTGTGCTGCCAAAGAAGCGGCGATGTATTCCGACTCTGTAGTGGACAATGCAACCACATCTTGCTTCGAGCTTTTCCAAGAAACAGCTCCTCCATTTAGAATGAAGATGTACCCCGATTGTGATCGAGAATCATCTCGATCAGTTTGGAAACTCGCATCCGTGTAACCCTTTACAACGAGCTCGTCCTCACCAGATCCATATATTAAGAACATATCTTTAGTATTTCTaagatatttcaatatattcttGACAGCCATCCAATGACTATCTCCTGGATTTTGCTGGTATTTACTTGTCATGCTCAAAGTGCATGACACGTCCGGCCTCGTGCATATCATAGCATACATGATGGATCCTATAGTAGATGCATATGAGATTCCACTCATTTTCTCTTGCTCAACTTTTGAGCTAGGAGATTGAGAAGCGCTCAATATAGTTCCTCTTTGAATAGGTACTAAACCTTTCTTAGAGTTTTCCATCTTGaaccttttcaagattttctctATGTATGCACTTTGATTTAAACCTATTAAGTGCCTTGATCTATCACTATAGATCCTTATTCCCAAAATATAGGCGGCTTCACCAAGATCCTTAATGGAAAAGCAACTTCCAAGCCAGGCTTTTACACCTTCCAAGGTTGGAATATCATTTCCAAATAGaagaatgtcatcgacatataatacTAGAAAAGTAATGACGCTCCCACTAGCCTTCTTATACACACAAGCTTCATCAGCATTTTTGATGaagccaaatttcttgacttcttcatcaaaacGACGATTCcagcttcttgatgcttgtttcaatccatagattgatttctttaatttgcatactttattaggatgtttaggatcgacaaaaccttcaggcTGATCCATATAGACATCTTCCTCAAGATATCCATTTAGAAACGCggttttaacatccatttgccatatctcatagtcataatGAGCGGCTATGGCAAATAATATCCTAATAGACTTTAGCATTGCCACGGGCGAaaaagtttcatcatagtcGACCCCTCGAGTTTGAGTGAAACCTTTTGCTACAAGTCTAGCTTTATAAGTAAGCAAGTTTCCATGCATATCGTGTTTCAATTTGAACACCCATTTACTTCCAACTACTTTGGAATTTGGTGGTTCATCAACCAATTCCCAAACTTGGTTATCATACATGGATTTCATCTCAGCGTTCATGGCTTCTAACCATTTGTCCGAATCCGATTTGGACATTGCATCATGGTAGGTGGTAGGTTCATCAGAAACCATCATATAGCATTCATCCATAAGAAATCCATATCTTTCAGGTGGATAAGAAGCTCTACCAGATCTACGAACGTTTTGTGTGTCTTGATCAACTCCTTGATCATCTTCCACATACTTTTGTTGAAAGCTAGTGCCACCCAAGTGTGTATCTGTCAGTGGTTCTTGATCTTCTTCAAGTTCCACTGTTCTAGAACTAGTTCCTTCCATAAGGAATTTAGTCTCCAAAAACTCAGCCTTTCGAGCAACAAATACATTTTGCTCATTAGGATCGTAGAAATAATATCCCAAATCATCTTTAGGATATCCTACAAAGATACATTTAGTGGATCGGGGTTCTAATTTGCTTGAGGTATCATGTCTTACATAAGCCTCACAACCccatacttttaaatatgacaaaGATGGAACTCTTCCATGCCATATTTCAAAAGGTGTTTTCTCCACTTTCTTGGTTGGAGCCATATTTAAAATTCGGGCAGCAGAGATTATGGCATAACCTCAAAATGACAGAGGTAGTGAGCTTTTGCTCATCATAGAACGAACCATATCTAATAGggttcgattcctcctttcAGACACACCATTATGTTGTGGTGTTCCAGGTGGAGTTAGTTGTGAGATGATCCCACaacttctgagatgatcttgaaAAGCATCACTTAGgtattcacctcctctatcagaacgaagaatttttattgtcttgctgagttggttttctacttcattcttgaaaattttgaacactTCAAAAGCTTCACTCTTGTGTTTTAATAAGTACACAAAACCGTAACGACTATAGTCATCGGTGAATGTAATGAAGTATCTTTCACCATTCCTAGTCATTGGCTtaaaaggaccacatacatccgaatgtatgaTACCTAATAAATTTTTTGCCCTTTCATTAGTGCCATTGAAAGGAGCTTTAGTCATCTTGCCTTGTAAACAAGATTCACATACAtcaaatgaatcatttgattttgttttcaaaagaccATTCTTTTGAAGTGTTAGTATGCGATTCTTATTTATATGGCCAAGACGACAATGCCAAATATAGGTTTCACTTAAATCTAATTTAAGTTTCTTGGTGGTAGCTTGGTACATTGAGTTATCATATGTTGTGTTTTCATGAACcaattcataaataccattTATAGGCAtggctttaaaataaaatacatcacTCATAGAAAAATGGATATCattgttaacaaatttaaaatcatatccaaCATGTCTTAAACGGGAAACTGAAATAATGCTCCTAGTCAAACTGGGTGCATACAAAACATTGTTCAATACAATTTCCAAACTACTTGGAAGTTTCAAAAGATAGTCTCCTTGGGCTTCAACTTGTACTTTCGCACCATTGCCCATAAAGAGACTAATGTCCCCCTTCTTGatgttcctttttcttatgaACCCCTGTAACATATTACAAATATGAGTTCCACATCCGGTATCCAATACccatatgtaagaaaaaacagtattaagctcaatatatatcataaatattgtaCCTGAGGTTTGCCCTGCATCCCTCTTAGCTTTCAACTCTTTGAGATAGGTTGGACAATTACGCTTCCAATGTCCTACCTCCCCACACTCAAAGCATGGGTCATTGACAGCAACCTTTTGCTTCTTCGTTTTTGGAGTATCCATTTTTGCCTTTCCCGTTCCTTTGTTGTTCCTTTTGTAGTTTCCCTTTCCTTTAGCAACATTTGCCTTTGGTCCGGGGTTGGCCCTTTTCTTTCCGCCTTCATTGATCATGTGAACGGGTTGAACCTTTCCTCCCATGCTAGCCTCGACCGTTTTAAGCATCCCATGGAGCTCGGAAACGGTTTTGTCCCATCCGTTCATGTTATAATTTAACACGAAGGTCTCAAATCTCTTAGATAAGGAGTTGAGGATCAAATCCGTAGCCAACTCGGTTGAAACGGGACAATTTAGCCTTTCGAGGCGATCAATGTAGcttttcattttaagaacataagTTGAGACGGGTTGAGAATCATCCATATGACATGCATGAAGCGCTCGAACCGTTTCGAAGCGTTCAACCCTTGCCTTTTGTTGGAACATTTCCTTGAGTTGGGTAATCATGTCGTATGCCCCATGGTGCTCGAACTCCTTTTGGAGTTCGGAGTCATACTCGCCAACATTATGCAACTAACTTGCACGGAGTCATCGACATATTTAACCCAATCATTGTAGgcatcaacatttgtttcttcagGCTCCTCGGGAATAGGATCGTCTAGTATATAGGATTTCTTTTCATGCTTGAGAACAATTCTCAAGTTACGAAACCAATCCACaaagttgttttggttaagACGTTCCTTTTCAAGGATGGATCTTAGTGAAAAATTATGGACGTTTGGGTTGGGGTTGATTGGATTGTTAGCGGCCATCTACAAGATTAACAAAGTCTTTATTAGTATTTtcgatatcaaatataaattttaattgttaatacccttttatGTCTCAtggacaattaataattaaaatctagaatccaatgttacatttaaatgatggttaggtgacctttatcccattatttaaattaacaaggTAGTCAACGTTTGACAATTGTAACATTTTACAATTTCTAGTGGTATGGGATCGGTTTTAACATCTTATGTTAAGTCGGCATGTTTAATCCCATCAACGCCTTTGTTTACCATGCTTCGGTGACCCTAATCACATGGCTTCCAAGTCAAGTTGTCTCACTTATACACACATGTAAATTTatctatacaaatggttaggtgacctttatcccacAAGTATAATGAATTTACCTTAACTTATAAGTTCCCTCAAGGtagttaggtgacctttatcctaCAAAGAGTTCCCAAATAATTAAGTGTTGTATAAAGGATGgcgttttaacttgtttttaaagggtcgtttgagtttttatattctagttaaaactttgtatcatgatgaaaattttgaaatccatatttcaaagttcttttataaaatccatttttataattgtagccattaacttttaataaaactcattttattttaccaagttaatgtcaattttaaaaccaatttttaaacttttatgtatgtcatttagtttgtagttttgaacatccatatgacaatattatcaaacaaccacacaaacatgacaaacataataataagtgcacaaCATTAGCCAACTAATTTGACCACACTTGTTAGCCGAAACAAGTGTGTCAAAAGGTCTCAACCTAAGGGACAAAGTGACACAAAATTTGTGTCAATGAACTCCCACTTGATCTTgcatccaaatgcttcaagtaatCTTTTGTGATGTGATTTGAATGTCTTTCTTCACTCTTCCTTTTGGCCTCCAAAACAGCCCCTAAACTCTTTAAAGCCTTCTTGGAGATTACATGTACAAGAAAAAAATGCAACTAGTCTACTTATTACAttccaaatgaaataaataaaattacataaccaaatgaatgaagaaaatcctatttaactattacaaccattgaataattaaataaaatacaaacacatCCACACATCACAAACAATCACAAGGTCTTTTGGCTAAGTTGTGACACtataatacacaaacaaaaatcaacttttgatgcatacatCCATATAACCGGCTCTAGATGCCAttgttgggtcttttgggttttatcaaaatcatatcatccttataacatgaaaaacgcagcggaagaaatgaacctttcattatgttatatgtagttaaaaccaaattttagcttataaaagaaaaccccaaacaataaggatccatgtatatgaatgtcatgcaatcaaaataacaaccatagggtgtttagaagactaccttcttccaagcttatgagCAGGTTggtatgaagaagatgatgttcttGAATGAGCTAAGTCTTCAAaatagaagtacctcaagcttgcatacccaagcctccaacaaacacccaaatatgctaggatttaaacttgaaaaacCCTTTTCTCCTTTCCTTGTTAATGCCGAAAataaagagagaaaaaggagaaagtttttgcacttgagagttaagagaacactatagcaaatgcatgtatcaagtgtgtgtttccaatgtTGCTAGTGGGATATATAAAACAAGAAAATGCATGTGTGTTTTTGGGTGAGAGGGGTCGGCCTCAAAgtgagaccacatgggtctcaccaactcaaaattCACATGCATTTACCTTTTATACAatacatataaatgtattataacatgttatataccttatgtaacatattatgtatcATATAcaacacacataagtgtttatttctcaaaataaattatccatataatttacttatatttctcaagtgaatttatttagaaacccattttctaaatgcttcaagtattgatatttatttaaagatcatatcatataaataaatatcataagtgtttgtctaacttgttattgggtatgacctgacttggatcatcacatactagccacgtcaatttaatatgtgtcttgggcataCGAAATTCCAACactaacattcttccccttggtgttgaaatgtaatacatgcatgacatcatctttaaatacgaatttattgatgaaggtcttcgaagctttctgattgtcttcaagatcttccatcaaacttgactttacgtctttaatcttcacacttaccttaaagatgtatctttaagtcttgaacttctcagagtataagcattgcggaaacttgatcttggctctttagatttgaacatgaaagcctcttcttgacaaacttcactttgtcacacttcctcttaattaatgaatctctctcttgaagcatttggacaaacatcattttcctcacaaacttccccttgatcaaataatcatatttgcgtaccactaacgcttatgtatagggtgtacccatggcgtacccaccacgttggcgataactatcttcaaagaataatttttggatcactttagtcaacaatttatctttcttcccctcaactgatgaattcttctttttcgcatcaaatttcaagaaaacattAAGGTATTTTTGACTTCATTGTTCTCTTccttcccctcatgatgaatgtgttcCAACATGTTCATAATGTTTATTTGAAGTCGAAACTGgggaatcaaccattatgaagtagtatttccaataaacaacatctttagcccgggttatacactgacatgtgtataagccatTTTCATCGAATCACTTACGAACaacctttgggacccatttGAGTGTAGGCCCAATGGTTTTCGTCTTGACATTCCAAAGGAAAGTGTCATTGATTCGACTAATAGAATCTGCACTCCAAGGAGGATGAAAACTTGACGTTGAGGAAAAGTGAATTTTCCGTGGAAGCAGTGGAGAAGCAAagtcattcactttttgcactaGAGAAGGTGCAAGGTCCAACAGTTTCGAAAGTGAATAATTGAATGACTTTGACTCAGTTGTCTTTGGTTTGTATACTTGTTGACATTTCAGCTTCTTCAACTGAGATTTTGCTTGAGAGATGAACTTGGTATTgtcttcaaatgataagaatggaATGAGAGTCTGTGTTCCATCAATAGTAGGTTTCGAAGAATACTTTCTATCCTTGAATAAGGCATAGTTAGTAAATTGAAAAGCTTTACATTCAGTAGGAGATGAAACTTTGATCTTTGAGCTCTTTGGGATGGACTCAGTGCAAACTTTCTTTGGAGCATCTAGTTCAGTTGGAAATATTGGACTTACATCATGATAAACTGAGCCTTCATCACTTTGAGtgtcacaagatgttgattgtgtttgcaattcaatctcaagttcagagattctcttttgtagagatgtttcatttgattgagattgcaaacaattctcttcaagagtcttgattttgttgcaaacatcttGTCTCTCCTTCTCAACTTTGTTCATCTCATCAATGAACTTGCTCTCCATGGTTAAGAATCTGGATGTCTCATTTTTCAACTGagattgaaaacttgaaatattttcttgcaaaataagttctcttgatttgctttccaagatactatcattcaacttcttgttggaagtttccaattcttgttgaagttcttttatctcagttttcatttgtgacatcaactcatcattcttcttcaaagtttgtttgtcaatttcattccaaactgcaaggtttccaaattcaacttgaagttcttTCATCTCATTGTTAAGCCTCACGTTCCAGCTCAAAAGTAGATCATTTGTTCTTTCAGTTTGACATTCTCAGCTTGGAACGTGACTAGTTCCTCTTGAAACTTGACCTTTTCAGTTGCAGTTGAAGGAATCAATATCTTCATCACTTCACAAGGATTTGGATAAGGTTTCGACGAACAACATGAACACATTCcatctttatgaagttttacttTAGATGAAGTAGGTATCTTGGGTGAGGAAGTTAACCACAAATTGAAGACGAAATCA
This genomic window contains:
- the LOC122601224 gene encoding uncharacterized protein LOC122601224 yields the protein MLEVSPWKGVVRFIKRGKLAPRYIGPFEITERIGVVAYRLKLPLELSNVHDVFHVSNLKKCLADETRNVPLNEIRVDSNLSFKEEPVEIMEREVKKLKRHKYTIVKVRWNSHRGPEFTWEREDQMKLKYPHLFA